GTCACCGAGACCACACACCCACCCCAACCCTGGTTGGCGGGCGAGGTGTGGCAAGAGTTTCGGCGGCCATAGCGCGAGGGAAACGCCCGGACACATTCCGAACCCGGAAGCTAAGACTCGCAGCGCCGATGGTACTGCAGGGGGGACCCTGTGGGAGAGTAGGACACCGCCGGACATTATTTCGAAGAGAGCCGCCCAAGGTTGGGCGGCTCTCTTTGGTTTAACACGCACAAGCAGCACACCCGAACTGCATCGCACGCGTGGACGAACGAACCACGAAAGGCCGCCCGAACGGGCGGCCTTTCTTCGTTTCGGTGGGATGCCGAGGCGCCTCGGTATCCTGAGGGCATGGGCAGCCGACTCGGCGATGCGATGAGCCCTTATCTGCGCGCTCACGCGTCGAACCCGGTCGACTGGTATCCATGGGGAGAGGCAGCCTTCGAGGCCGCCAGACAGCGGGATGTGCCGGTGCTGGTCTCCATCGGTTACGCCACCTGCCATTGGTGCCACGTGATGGCACGGGAGAGCTTCAGCGACCCCGAGGTCGCCGCGGTGCTCAACGACGGATTCGTCGCGATCAAGGTCGATCGCGAGGAGCATCCCGACGTCGACGCGAGCTATCTGGCCGCCGCCTCCGCCTTCACCCGGGAGTTGGGCTGGCCGCTCACCGTCTTCGCCTCCCCGGAAGGGCACGCGTTCTACGCCGGCACCTACTTCCCGCCGCGCGAGACCCGCGGGGTGCCCTCCTTCAGCGCAGTGCTCGCTGCGGTCGGCGCCGCCTGGCGTGAGCGCCGCGCCGAGCTCGACGCGACGGCGTCCGCCGTGGCCGAGGCGTTGGCGGCGGCATCCGCTGTTCGTCCGGAAGGTGCGCTGCCCGGCCCGGCCGAACTCGCAGGTGCCGTCGCAGCGCTGGCAGCCGATGAGGATCGGGTGCACGGCGGGTTCGGCAGCGCGCCGAAGTTCCCGATCGCTCCGGTGCTCGCGTTCCTGACCACGGCAGGCGGACCCGGGCGGGCGCTCGCGGAGCGAACGGTGCGGCTCATGGGTGCGTCGCCGCTGCACGATCCGGTCGATGGCGGCTTCTTCCGGTACTCGACGCAGGGGGACTGGAGCGAACCGCACTACGAGCGGATGCTCACCGACAACGCGCTGCTGCTCCGCGTCGCGGCCGACCTCGGGCGGGCATGGCCGAACGACGAGCACACGGTGTCGATCGCCGACGGCGTCGCGCGATTCCTGATCGACCGGTTGCAGTTGCCCGGCGGCGGCTTCGCGAGCGCACAGGACTCCGAGAGCGTGATCGACGACGAACGGAGCGAGGGCGGGTACTACCGCCAGGATGCCGAGGGCCGCACGCGGCTCGCTCCACCGCCGCTCGACGAGAAGGTGCTCACCGGATGGAACGGGCTCGCGATCGGTGCGCTCGCTCGTCACGGCTTCGTGCGCCGCGACGAACGGTCGGTGGCGGCGGCGAGGCGCAGCGCAGAGCTGCTGCTCGCCACGCATGTGCGGGCCGACGGCAGCCTGGTACGAGCCTCCCTCGACGGGCGGCCCTCGACGGCCGTCGCCACCCTCGAGGACACGGGCATGTTCGCCGGCGGGCTGCTCGAGCTCGCCGCGGTGACCGGTGAACCGGGTTACGCCGTGTCGGCGCGGGCGCTGGTCGATGCGGCGGTCGCCGCCGCGAGCGCCGACGGCGACGGGGAGGCTCGGCTTCCGTTCGCGACGCCCGGCGGGGGAGACCCCGTGCTGCTGGCACGCGGACTCGCGCTGCCCGACGACCCGGCAGAAGGTGCCACGCCGTCGGGGCGCACGGCATGTGCGGATGCCGCATGGCGGCTCTACCTGCTGGGAGCGGGGGATGCGTACCTCGCGTCGGCCGAGCGCGCGATGGCCTCGGTCGCGGGCATCGCGCTCGAGCGGCCGCTCGCGTTCGGGGGGTCGCTCGAGCTCATGGCGAGGCTCGCCGCCCCGGTCGTGCAGCTCGTGACGGTCGTGCCCGAGCGCGTGAGCGCGGACGACGGCGAGGCATCCGAGGAACCCGCACTCCTCGCCGCGACCCGGGCGCACGAGGCATCCGTCGCCGTGATCGTCGACGAGAGCCAGGCGCGGGAGTTCGCGGAGGCGGGATTCTCGTTGTTCGAGGAGCGCACGGCACGGAACGGTGCGCCGGTCGCCTACCGCTGCGAGGCGTTCGTCTGCGCGCTGCCGGTCGAGGATCCGTCGATGCTCGGTTCGCTCGGGCCGCGCACGGGAACTCCGGGATCCGTACGATGAGAGCATGACGCAGCCCTCGAATCACCGCACCGGCACGATCGCGATCGCGGCGGTGCTCGACGCGGTGCTCGTCGTCGTCTTCGTCTCGATCGGCCGGAGCAGCCACGCCGAGGGGCTGGATCTCGCGGGCATCGCGGGCACCGCGTGGCCGTTCATCGTGGCACTCGCCGCAGGCTGGCTCGTGGCGAGAGCGTGGCGGCATCCGCTCGCCGTCTGGCCGACGGGCGTCATCGTCTGGGCGGTGACCGTCGCCGGTGGCATGGTGCTGCGGGCGGTCAGCGGCCAGGGCACGCAGCTCGCGTTCATCATCGTCGCGACGCTGACGCTCGCCGCGTTCCTGCTGGGCTGGCGGCTGATCGCGATGCTCGCGACCCGCCGGCGCGGGGTCGATGCCGGCGTCGATGCCGGTGGGGTTGCCGCTGCCGGCGCACCCGCCGAGGCCGGCGCAGACTCCATCGACGCACCACGAGCCGATCCGGCATGAACCCGATCGAGTGGCTCTTCGACGCCCAGCTCGTGATCGGCGACCAGGTCATCCTCTGGCGCGAGATCGTCGGCAACGGGTTCGGACTCGCGAGCGCCCTCGGCGGGCTGCGGCGCAAGGTCTGGGCGTGGCCGGTCGGCATCGTCGGCAATGCGCTGCTCTTCACGGTCTTCATGGGCGCCCTCTTCGAGACGCCGAACCCCGTGAACCTGCTCGGCCAGGCCGGGCGTCAGCTCATGTTCATCGCCGTCTCGATCTACGGCTGGGTGCGCTGGTCGCAGCACCGGCAGGTGAGCGACGCAGCGGTCGAGCCGAGGTGGGCGAGCGCGAGAGCGCGGATCCTGCTCGGGGTCGCGCTCGTCGGCGGCACGCTGGTGCTCACTCCGATCTTCCGCGCCCTCGGCTCCTTCGAACCGGTCTGGGCCGATGCCTGGATCTTCATGGGTTCCCTGCTCGCCACCTGGGGCATGGCGAAGGGGTGGACCGAGTTCTGGCTGATCTGGGTCGCCGTCGACATCGTCGGGGTGCCGCTGCTCATCAGCGCCGGCTACTACGCGTCGGCGCTGCTCTACGTCTTCTACGGGCTCTTCACGATCTTCGGCTTCATCACCTGGATGCGCGTGCAGCGGGTCACCAGCGCGACGGCACCCGGTCGAGCACCAACCACACCGCCGAGCTGAGTTCGGGATGCTCGAGGGCGATCTCGCGCAGCAGCTCGTACTCGAATCTCTGAACTTCGCCCTCGCGAGCAGCGGGGTGGTATGCCCGGGCCCGCACGTTGCGCCAGCGCTCGGAATGGAGTCGGTCTTCGCGCAGGGTCGCGACGACCTGTTCGTCGACCGAAGGCAGGTCGGGCAGGAACACCCACGGGTCTTCACCGAGTCGGCATCGGAGCTCGATGAGCGCCGACAGCTCGTCGCGTGCATCTTGACGCAGCCGCTCGAGTGTCGTCGACTCTGCCATGCGCGCCTCCCCTCGCCTCAACTGATCGTAATCAACGCTAAACGCACCGTGTGACGGGCGGGTTACAGAGCGCAACCCGACGTGTACGCCAGATGACGAATCGATGACGGTCGGCAGCGGCGTCGCGCGATCCACCTGCTTGAATGGTGCGCACTGCCGGGAGCTGCCGTTCCGGCCGAACCCGAGGGGCACGAGTTGACGCAGTACCTGATCCTGCACGGCTATGAGAACCGGCGCCCCGACGGGCACTGGGAACGCTGGCTCGCCGCCGAGCTCGAGGGGAGCGGGGCATCCGTTCGCTACCCGCAGCTGCCCGAGCCCGACGACCCGGTGCTCGACGACTGGATCGCCGCGATCGAGGCCCAACTGGTCGGCACGGAGCCCGCCTCGCTGACCGTCGTCTGCCACAGTCTCGCCTGCGCGGCCTGGCTCGTCTTCGCCGCCCGGCGTGCGGCGGCGGGGCGAACGGATGCCGCGGCGCATCGTCTGCTGCTCGTCGCCCCGGTCTCGGACCCGGTGCTCCGGGGCATCCCCCAGGTCGCAGGATTCGCCCTCGGCGGCGACCCGTCGCACGCAGCCGCGGACCACGTGATCGTGGTCGCGGGCGACGCCGACCCGTACTGCCCCGAGGGGGCGGGGCGGGTGTTCGCCGAGCCGCTCGGGGCCGAGCACGTCACCGTGCATGGCGGCGGGCACCTCACGATCGACGACGGCTTCGGCCCGTTCCCGCTCGTGTTCGAGCTCGCGGCCCGCTGACCGAACCGCCGCGGCGCGGGTGCGCTTGAATGGTCGGATGAGCACCGAGCCGAAACCGTCGCCCCTCACCCTCGCCGATGCGGCTCGAGTCGACGAACTCCTGGGCCTCCTCCGCGCCGACCTCGTCGCTGCGGACTTCACGGTCGAGGCGCTCGAGGCGCTCTGGGGAGACGATGCCGCAGCGGCCCTGCACCGGGGCGAGCGCGTGCCGGCGCGGCGGGTGCTCGACGCCCGCAGGCGGGAGCACGGAGCATCCGCCGGTCTCGCGACGCTCGCCGAGCTCTTCGTGCTGGGCGTCGCCGTGCCGCGCGGCGAGCTCGGCGAAGCGCTCGACGGGCTCGGAGTCGACGGGGCCATCGAACTCGGCCTCGTGAGCGAGGTCGGCGAAGCGGCCGGCCCGGGCGGCGAGGCATCCGTTCGCGCCCGGCTCGACCTGCGCCCGTATGCCTTCACCGACGCGCACGGACGCGGCGAATGGTGGGTCATCTCCGACCTCGGCGAACTCGCCCTCGGGCACGCGCTCGGCGAGCACCACGTGCTCGGTGTCGGGGGTGCGTCGATGACGCTCTCGGGCCTCATGCTGCCGACGCCCGCCCGACGCGTGCTCGACCTCGGCACCGGTTGCGGGATCCAGGCGATGCACGCCTCCCGGTTCGCCGACCGCATCGTCGCGACCGACATCTCCGAACGGGCGCTCGAGATCGCGCGGCTGAACCTCGTGCTGAATGGCATCGACGGCGTCGAACTCCGGCTCGGCAGCCTCTTCGAGCCCGTTGCGGGCGAGCGGTTCGACCGCATCGTCTCGAATCCGCCGTTCGTCATCACCCCGCGCATCGAGGGCGTGCCCGAGTACGACTACCGCGACGGCGGCATGGTGGGTGACGCCCTCGTCGAAGCGGTGATCCGCGGGGCCCAAGACCACCTCGAACCCGGCGGCGTCGCCCAGTTGCTCGGCAACTGGGAGTATCGCGACGGCGGGGCCCCAGACGGCGACGCGGGCGGCGCCTCCGACGGACTCGAGCGCGTCGGCGACTGGGCCGCCGCGCTCGAGCATTGGGTCATCGAGCGCGAGGTGCAGCACGTCACCGAGTACGCCGAGACGTGGATCCGCGACGGGGGAACGAGGCCCGGCACCGCCGAGTTCGACCGGCTCTACGACGCCTGGCTCGACGACTTCGCCGCGCGCGGGGTCTCGCACGTCGGCTTCGGATACGTGCTGCTGCGACGAGCGGATGCCGCGGCATCCGCTGACTCGACGGCCGGTGCCGGCCGGCTCGCGCGGCTCGCGCGGCTCGAACGGCTGCACGGCCCCCTCGGCTCGAACGAGGCCGGACTCGGCGCGCATCTGGCCGACTGCCTCGTCGAACACGACCGCCAGGCCGCCCTCGACGACGCCGCGCTCGCCGCAGCCCGGTTCACGACCGCCGGCGACGTCACCGAGGAGCGCCACTACTGGCCGGGCGATGACGACCCGACCGCGATGCTGCTGCGGCAGGGCGGCGGCTTCGGGCGCGCGATCAGCCTCGACACGGGACTCGCCGCCCTGGTCGGGGCGAGCGACGGGGATCTCTCGGTCGGTGCGATCGTGGCCGCCCTCGCCCAATTGCTCGAGGTCGACGAGACGGCGCTCGCGGCCGATCTGCTTCCGGCGGTGCGCACGCTCGTCGACGACGGCATGCTGCGTTTCGCCGACTGAGTCGAGCGGGGCTGCGCGGCGTCAGACGGTGCCTGCGGGCGGCCAGCCGCCGATGATGAGGGCCATGACGACCACGGTCACGAACTCGTGGCCGATGTTCAGGATCGTGAGGCCGGGCGGCCTGCCTTCGAACACGTCGTGCGTGATGAATCGTGCGGCGGTGAAGCCCGCCCACAGCATGAGGCCGGTCGTGATCGCCATCAGCAGGTAGTTGCCGCCGAGCGTCTGCCACGCGACCTGGGTCGCGATCGCGAGCACCCATGCGGAGATGAAGCTCACGATGAGCGTCGTGAGGATCGGCCCGACCGCGCCGCGCTCGCCGGAGTCGTCGACCTTCGCGACCCGCATCCAGTAGTTGCCGAAGACCTTCGGCGTGTACCAGATCGACCCCACGAGCATCGTCGACAGCGTGGCGACGATCACGGCCCAGTAATTCACGTCGACGAGCATCTCAGCTTCTCCTGCGAGTCACGGGCTCGGTCACTGCAAACTTCACGTCGATCAGCATTTCAGCCTCTCCCGCGACCCGCTCGGGCCCCTGTGGTCGGCAGTCTAGACCCGCGTGCAGCCGCGCCGCGGTATTCTCGTGGTCGCACATCCGAAAGCGAGCCCATGCCCGACAGTCCGCTCTCCGCCTCACCGTACGAGGTGCTCGGTGTCGCGTCCGATGCCGACGACGCGACGCTGCGGCTCGCCTATCGTCGTGCGCTCCGAAGCGCCCACCCCGACACGGGCGGCGATGTCGTGCGCTTCCATGCCGTGCAACTGGCCTGGGAGCTCGTCGGCACTCCCGACGCGAGGGCGCTCTTCGATCGCGGTGCCCGCGGCGGCGCCCCCGCTCCGAGCCGCGAGGCGTGGGCCCCGGCCGCACCGAAACCGCGCCGCGACTCGCGTCCGCTCGCACGAACCTACGGCCACCCCGGCGGGCTGTCGCGCGAGCGCTACCTCGGCCTGATCCGGGAATGGGCAGGCCGCGGCGTGACCGTCGCCGACCCCTACGACCCCGCGCTCGTGCGGAGCGCGCCCCGCGACATCCGCCACGTGCTCGCCGACGCCCTCGCCGAGGAGGCGAGCGCCCGCGCGCTCTCGACGCTCGGCATCGCCTACACGGTCTGGCACGACGTCGCGACGGATGCCGCCGGCCACGGCCTGCCGCCGAAACTCGATCACCTCGTGCTCGGCCCCACGGGGCTCTTCGCGATCCAGTCCGAGGACTGGGGTGGACCGGTTGCCATGAAGCGCGGCGAACTCGTCGGTGCGGCGCTCGACGGCGAACGCCCGATGCGCGCGCTCGCCGCCCGTGCGAAGGCCATCGGGCGGGCCGCCAAGGTGAAGCCGACCGCCCTCGTCATCGTCGTGCCCGACGAGCACGCCGAGGAGTCCCTCGAACTCGGCGGCACGAATCGCGGTGCCGTGGTCGCGCTCGTGCGCCGCTCGCGCCTCTCGAGCGCGGTGCGCGAGGGCCTGCCGGGATCGGCCCACCTCGGCGGCACCGAGGTCATGGAGGTGCGTTCGCGCCTGCAGGTCGTCGTGCGCTTCGCCTGACCTGCCGAGCGGCGAACTCGACCCCGGGGCGCAGGCGGTGTTGGATGGGGGGATGCCCGCATCACGCACCGACGCCTACATCGCCGACTTCGCCGAGTTCGTCCGCGCCTCGCCGTCGTCGTACCACGCCGCAGCCGAGGTCGCCCGGCGACTCGAGGCGGCCGGCTTCGACCGACTCGACGAGCGCGACGAGTGGCCGGCCGGCGGCGGCCGCCACGTGGTCGTGCGCGACGGCGCCGTCATCGCCTGGGTGGCACCGGCATCCGCCGAGGCCGCGACGCCGTTCCGGGTGCTCGGCGCCCACACCGATTCGCCCTCGTTCAAGCTGAAGCCGCGCCCGACGACCAGCTCGGAAGGCCTGCTGCAGGCGGGCGTCGAGGTGTACGGGGGGCCGCTCCTGAACTCCTGGCTCGACCGCGAACTCGAGCTCGCAGGGCGCGTCGTCACCGACGACGGCGCCACGCACCTCGTGCGCACCGGGCCGATGCTGCGCATCCCGCAGCTCGCGATCCACCTCGACCGCGAGGTCAACAAGGGACTCGCCCTCGACAAGCAGCGGCACATGCAGCCCATCTGGGGCGCCGGCGCCGAGGGCGACATCATGGGCGTGCTCGCGGCCTCCGCCGGTGTGGCGGCCGTTCGGGTCGTCGGCCACGACGTGCTCGTCGCCGACACCCAGCCGCCCGCCCGGTTCGGCCTCGACGACGCGCTGTTCGCGTCGGGCCGCATGGACAACCTGAGCTCCGTCTACGCCGGACTCGTCGCCTTGCTCGCCGCTCCGAGCGATGCCGCGCACGTCAGCGTGCTCGCCGCGTTCGACCACGAGGAGCTCGGTTCCGAGTCGCGTTCGGGGGCGAGCGGCCCGTTCCTCGACGACGTGCTCGTGCGCATCGGCGCCGGGCTCGGGGCCGGCGACATCGAGCGGCGGCGGGCCTACGCGGCATCCTGGATCGTCTCCTCCGACGCGGGCCATGCCGTGCACCCGAACTACCCCGACCGGCACGACCCGGCGAATCGCCCGGTGCTCGGCGGCGGACCGCTGCTGAAGCTGAACGCGAACCAGCGCTACGCGAGCGACGCCGAGGGCACCGGCTTCTGGGCATCGGTCTGCCGGCAGGCGGGCGTCGCGACGCAGCCGTTCGTCTCGAACAACTCGATTCCCTGCGGCACGACCATCGGCCCGCTCTCGGCGACCCGACTCGGCATCCGCACGGTCGACGTCGGCGTGCCGCTGCTCTCGATGCACTCGTCGCGCGAGCTCGCACACGTCGACGACCTCGTCGCCCTCGGCGCCGCGGTGACCGCCTTCTTCGCGGGCTGAACCGGAGCTCCGCGGGCTCGCACCCCTGCGCAGGGCCGGGTGGCCGGGAGTGGCGGGAAGTCGCGCCACGACGGCGCGATTTCCCCTGCCCTCGACCGTCGACGGATGACAGGGTGAACAGCATGACCGAGACGATCACGGCCGCAACGCCCGCCGCACCGACCGCATCCGCCCTCTTCGCCCACGTCGCCACGAGCGACGCGGCGATCGCGCACTTCCGTGGTCGCCTCGAGTTCGAATCCGACGTCTCGGATGTCGCCGCCGCGCTCGCCGGCGGCGACCCAGGCTTCGTGCTCGTCGACACGCGCAACGATGCCTCCTGGGCTCAGGGTCACGTGCCCGGCGCCGTGCACCTGCCCGGGCGCCGCATCGCGGCCGACGCGGCCGAGCTGATCCCCGCGGGCACGCCGATCGTCGTCTACTGCTGGGGTCCGGGCTGCAACGGGGCGACGCGTGCTGCACTCGAGTTCGCGCTGCTCGGCCACCCCGTCAAGGAGATGCTCGGCGGATTCGAGTACTGGGTGCGCGAGGGCTTCGCCTACGACTCCGTCGACGGGCCGGCGCAGCTCGACGCCGACCCGCTCACGAACATCGCCGAGGCGGGGCTCGGCGGGCGCGCCGTCGTCGATGGCGCCATCAGCTGCGCCTGCTGACGCGGGCGCATCGAGCACGGGCGGGCGCCGGCCGGGACACCGGCGCCCACCCGGCAGTCATCATGCGGCCGTGGCTGCTCGCCTCACCGCAGCGGGCCGCGCCGGCTCTCGAGCCACATCGTGTGTTCGCGCAGGCCGTTGCGCACGGCCGCCTTGATGATCAGGTAGCCGATCCAGAGCATGAGCCCGAGCACGGCGAGATAGATCAGGAGGCCGATGACGAGGCCGATGAGGCCGGCGCCCCAGAACAGTTCGGGCATATTCGGGTCGGGGGTGTCCATCTGCACAGCGTGGCAGACGCTCGCGAGTCGCGCGAGAGTCCCGATCGGGGGACACGACGTGCGAACCGCGCGGCGGTCAGCACTCGATGACGTTGACCGCGAGGCCGCCTTCGCTCGTCTCCTTGTACTTCGTCATCATGTCGATGCCCGTCTGCCGCATGGTCTCGATGACGGTGTCGAGGGAGACCACATGGGTGCCGTCGCCGTGCAGCGAGAGCCGCGCGGCGGAGACGGCGGTCGACGAGGCGATCGCGTTCCGTTCGATGCAGGGCACCTGCACGAGGCCGCCCACGGGGTCGCAGGTGAGGCCGAGGTGGTGCTCCATCGCGATCTCGGCGGCGTTCTCGATCTGCCGAGGAGTGCCGCCGAGCACGGCGCACAGCGCGCCGGCGGCCATCGCACACGCGGAGCCGACCTCGGCCTGGCAGCCTCCCTCAGCGCCCGAGATCGACGCGTTCTTCTTGACGAGGGAGGCGATCGCCGCGGCGGTCAGCAGGTAGCGGCGGATGCCGGCGGCATCCGCGCCCGGGACGAACTTCAGGTAGTAGTGACCGACCGCCGGGATGATGCCCGCCGCGCCGTTCGTCGGGGCGGTGACCACCCGACCGCCTGAGGCGTTCTCCTCGTTGACCGCGAGCGCGAACGCCTGCAGCCACTCGGTCGAGGTGTCGCGCAGGTGCTCGTCGCGGTCGTACTCCTCGAGACGCTGCCGCACCTGCGATGCGCGCCGCCTCACGCGGAGGCCGCCGGGCAGCGTGCCGTCTGCCGACAGGCCGTTCGCGACGCACTCGGCCATCGCCGCCCAGATCGCGTCGAGGCCGTCGTCGATACCCTGCTCGCCGTGGACGGCGACCTCGTTGAAGCGGGCCACGTCGCAGAACGAGACGCCGTGCTCCTCGCAGAGCGCGAGCAGCTCGTCGGCGGTCGAGTAGGGCAGCGGATGCCGCAGCGCCTCGGCCTCGGAGGCGGTCTCGCCCTCGCTGCGGATGAACCCGCCGCCGACCGAGTAGTAGGTGTCTTCGGCGAGCGGCAGCGGGTCGTCGCCCCATGCCTGCAGCGTCATCGCGTTGGGATGGCCGGGCAGGCGGGTGCGGGGGACGAGCGCGACGTCGCTGCGGAGCATCCGGATCGGGTGCGTGCCGGCGATGCGCACCTCGGCGCCGTCGTCGCCGAGCGCCGACCAGGCGCCGCGCACCGCGTCGGGGTCGCAGTCGTGCGGTTCGAGGCCGGCCAGGCCGGCGATGACCGCATCGGGGGTGCCGTGACCGAGGCCGGTGGCGCCGAGCGAGCCGTAGAGCGAACACGTGATGCGGGTGACCCGGTCGAGCACGCCGTCGCCCGCGAGTCGCTCGGCGAAGGCCCGTGCGGCGCGCATCGGGCCGACGGTGTGGGAACTCGAGGGGCCGATCCCGATCGAGAAGAGATCGAGGGCTGAGACGAACGCTGTCACCCCTCAAGGCTACGCCGGGCGCCGCGCAGCGTTGTGCCGGGAATTCGCAGAATCATGCGCATGCGGCGACCGACGCGCTCGTTCGCCGCGCTATCGGGGACGTTCGCGCAGGCCCACGTTTCGGACGTCGCAGCGCTGCCCGTCGGCCTGCGCGCGGCTCGTAGGCTGGATGACGATGCAGAACCTCACTCCTCCCTTCGTCATCCGCCCGATCGGCGACGCCGAAACCACGATCGAACCCGCCCTCATCGCTCGGGCCTTCGGGGCGGGTCCGTACGGGCACCTGCCGGTGAGCGAGGAGCGACGTGCGCTTCAACGAGACGTGGCGGGGCGCGCGGCATCCGGTGCCGTGCTCGTGGCCGTCGCCGACGGCGGCGACGAAAGCGGCGACGGCGCGCAACTGCTCGGCACGGCGAGCGTGCTGCGTGCGGGCACGCCGTACTCGCGGGTGGCAGTCGGCGAGGAGGCCGAGGTGCGGCTCGTCGCCGTCGACCCCGCAGCGCAGGGCGCCGGCATGGGCGAGGCCCTCATGAGGGCGAGCATCGAGACCGCCCTGGGCTGGGGTGCCGATGCGTTGCTGCTCGACACCGGTGAGCGCAACCTCCGCGCGCAGGCCCTCTACGCGCGGCTCGGCTTCGACCGGCAGCCCGATCGCGACGAGCATTTCGGCGACGTCCTGGCGTTCGCCTACCGCTTCGCCCTGCAGGACCGGGCCGACATCCGCGTACGACTCATGCGTCCCGACGAGGTCGAGGCGGTCACCGAGCTCGTCGAATCGGCGTACGCGAGCGACTTCGAACTGAATGACGCGTATCGCGCCGACATCGTCGCGGTGGCCGAGCGCGCGCGCGACCACCAGGTCTGGGTGGCGACGGATGCCGCGACCGGCGCGCTGCTCGGCACGGCATCCACCCCCGTGGCGGGCGCGGCGATCTCGCCGCTCGCGCGAGACGGCGAGCTCGACTTCCGCTTCCTCGGCGTCGCCGCCGACGCCCGTCGCCGCGGTGTCGGCGAGGTGCTCGTGGCGCACGTGATCCGGCTCGCGCGAATCCGCGGCCTCGAGCGAGTCGTGCTGAACACCGGGCCCGACATGCTCGCGGCGCAGCGGCTCTACGACCGTCTCGGATTCCAGCGGATGCACGAGCGCGAGTTCACGTTCGAGCGCCCCGACGGCACGAGCTTCCTCATGATCGCCTACGGGCGCGACCTCGAGGCATCCGCGGCCTGAACCGTCGCTGGCAGTCGCTTGCAGTCGGACCGCAGCGACTGTCAGCGTCGTGTGAGCGTCGTGTGAGCGCGCCCGCGGAGCATGGTCGTCATGACCACATTCACATCGCACGACACCCACGCCGATCGCGGCTGGGCCGTCGAGGCCGAGGGCCTCGTGAAGACCTTCGGCACCAATCGCGCCGTCGACGGCGTCGACCTCCGCGTCGCGACGGGCACCGTCTACGGCGTGCTCGGCCCGAACGGCGCCGGCAAGACCACGACGATCTCCATGCTCGCGACCCTCCTGCGGCCCGACGGCGGCAGCGCACGGATCTTCGGGCACG
The sequence above is a segment of the Agromyces hippuratus genome. Coding sequences within it:
- a CDS encoding DUF3054 domain-containing protein is translated as MTQPSNHRTGTIAIAAVLDAVLVVVFVSIGRSSHAEGLDLAGIAGTAWPFIVALAAGWLVARAWRHPLAVWPTGVIVWAVTVAGGMVLRAVSGQGTQLAFIIVATLTLAAFLLGWRLIAMLATRRRGVDAGVDAGGVAAAGAPAEAGADSIDAPRADPA
- the pnuC gene encoding nicotinamide riboside transporter PnuC, which translates into the protein MNPIEWLFDAQLVIGDQVILWREIVGNGFGLASALGGLRRKVWAWPVGIVGNALLFTVFMGALFETPNPVNLLGQAGRQLMFIAVSIYGWVRWSQHRQVSDAAVEPRWASARARILLGVALVGGTLVLTPIFRALGSFEPVWADAWIFMGSLLATWGMAKGWTEFWLIWVAVDIVGVPLLISAGYYASALLYVFYGLFTIFGFITWMRVQRVTSATAPGRAPTTPPS
- a CDS encoding thioredoxin domain-containing protein, whose product is MGSRLGDAMSPYLRAHASNPVDWYPWGEAAFEAARQRDVPVLVSIGYATCHWCHVMARESFSDPEVAAVLNDGFVAIKVDREEHPDVDASYLAAASAFTRELGWPLTVFASPEGHAFYAGTYFPPRETRGVPSFSAVLAAVGAAWRERRAELDATASAVAEALAAASAVRPEGALPGPAELAGAVAALAADEDRVHGGFGSAPKFPIAPVLAFLTTAGGPGRALAERTVRLMGASPLHDPVDGGFFRYSTQGDWSEPHYERMLTDNALLLRVAADLGRAWPNDEHTVSIADGVARFLIDRLQLPGGGFASAQDSESVIDDERSEGGYYRQDAEGRTRLAPPPLDEKVLTGWNGLAIGALARHGFVRRDERSVAAARRSAELLLATHVRADGSLVRASLDGRPSTAVATLEDTGMFAGGLLELAAVTGEPGYAVSARALVDAAVAAASADGDGEARLPFATPGGGDPVLLARGLALPDDPAEGATPSGRTACADAAWRLYLLGAGDAYLASAERAMASVAGIALERPLAFGGSLELMARLAAPVVQLVTVVPERVSADDGEASEEPALLAATRAHEASVAVIVDESQAREFAEAGFSLFEERTARNGAPVAYRCEAFVCALPVEDPSMLGSLGPRTGTPGSVR
- a CDS encoding M18 family aminopeptidase, with translation MPASRTDAYIADFAEFVRASPSSYHAAAEVARRLEAAGFDRLDERDEWPAGGGRHVVVRDGAVIAWVAPASAEAATPFRVLGAHTDSPSFKLKPRPTTSSEGLLQAGVEVYGGPLLNSWLDRELELAGRVVTDDGATHLVRTGPMLRIPQLAIHLDREVNKGLALDKQRHMQPIWGAGAEGDIMGVLAASAGVAAVRVVGHDVLVADTQPPARFGLDDALFASGRMDNLSSVYAGLVALLAAPSDAAHVSVLAAFDHEELGSESRSGASGPFLDDVLVRIGAGLGAGDIERRRAYAASWIVSSDAGHAVHPNYPDRHDPANRPVLGGGPLLKLNANQRYASDAEGTGFWASVCRQAGVATQPFVSNNSIPCGTTIGPLSATRLGIRTVDVGVPLLSMHSSRELAHVDDLVALGAAVTAFFAG
- a CDS encoding DUF1761 domain-containing protein, whose translation is MLVDVNYWAVIVATLSTMLVGSIWYTPKVFGNYWMRVAKVDDSGERGAVGPILTTLIVSFISAWVLAIATQVAWQTLGGNYLLMAITTGLMLWAGFTAARFITHDVFEGRPPGLTILNIGHEFVTVVVMALIIGGWPPAGTV
- a CDS encoding DUF7059 domain-containing protein; protein product: MSTEPKPSPLTLADAARVDELLGLLRADLVAADFTVEALEALWGDDAAAALHRGERVPARRVLDARRREHGASAGLATLAELFVLGVAVPRGELGEALDGLGVDGAIELGLVSEVGEAAGPGGEASVRARLDLRPYAFTDAHGRGEWWVISDLGELALGHALGEHHVLGVGGASMTLSGLMLPTPARRVLDLGTGCGIQAMHASRFADRIVATDISERALEIARLNLVLNGIDGVELRLGSLFEPVAGERFDRIVSNPPFVITPRIEGVPEYDYRDGGMVGDALVEAVIRGAQDHLEPGGVAQLLGNWEYRDGGAPDGDAGGASDGLERVGDWAAALEHWVIEREVQHVTEYAETWIRDGGTRPGTAEFDRLYDAWLDDFAARGVSHVGFGYVLLRRADAAASADSTAGAGRLARLARLERLHGPLGSNEAGLGAHLADCLVEHDRQAALDDAALAAARFTTAGDVTEERHYWPGDDDPTAMLLRQGGGFGRAISLDTGLAALVGASDGDLSVGAIVAALAQLLEVDETALAADLLPAVRTLVDDGMLRFAD
- a CDS encoding DnaJ domain-containing protein, encoding MPDSPLSASPYEVLGVASDADDATLRLAYRRALRSAHPDTGGDVVRFHAVQLAWELVGTPDARALFDRGARGGAPAPSREAWAPAAPKPRRDSRPLARTYGHPGGLSRERYLGLIREWAGRGVTVADPYDPALVRSAPRDIRHVLADALAEEASARALSTLGIAYTVWHDVATDAAGHGLPPKLDHLVLGPTGLFAIQSEDWGGPVAMKRGELVGAALDGERPMRALAARAKAIGRAAKVKPTALVIVVPDEHAEESLELGGTNRGAVVALVRRSRLSSAVREGLPGSAHLGGTEVMEVRSRLQVVVRFA
- a CDS encoding RBBP9/YdeN family alpha/beta hydrolase: MTQYLILHGYENRRPDGHWERWLAAELEGSGASVRYPQLPEPDDPVLDDWIAAIEAQLVGTEPASLTVVCHSLACAAWLVFAARRAAAGRTDAAAHRLLLVAPVSDPVLRGIPQVAGFALGGDPSHAAADHVIVVAGDADPYCPEGAGRVFAEPLGAEHVTVHGGGHLTIDDGFGPFPLVFELAAR